The nucleotide window ACTCGGAACCATGATCTCCGTCGTCTTCGAGAATAAGGCGACGATGCGTTTTCAGGTGCAGGAGATGGCCAGAGCGGAACGCATGATGCGAGATGAGGATATCCAAGCCGAGCTTGATGTCTATAACGAGCTCATACCTCGAGAACATGAACTTGTCGCGACGCTGTTTGTTGAGCTGACCTCCAAGGCAGAACTCGAAGAATGGTTGCCAAAGCTAGCTGGCGTAGAGCGTTCGCTCGAACTGATGGTCGATGAGGTGGGCGTGCCGGGGACGATTGACCCAGCCCATGCCGAACAGCTCTCTCGTTCCGACGTCACTGCATCCGTCCATTATCTGCGTTTCTCGCTTCCCGAGAGGGCGGCTACCTCTTTTGTGGACCGCCAAGTGCGTCTGTTCGTCCACCATCCTGCCTATGAGGCTGAGACGGTTCTCGGAGATGAACTCAAGCGGTCGCTCGCAGCAGACTGGCAAATAGGCTGAGTTCGGCAGTGGTGGGTGCATGATGCACCGACCACAAGTGTTCACAACCATGGTTAAGGGAGGTGCCCGGTGGACTTCGAGTTCGATGACGATCTCGCCCAACTTCGCGATACGGTGCGTAAGTTGGCGAAAGAGAAGGTAGCTCCACGAGCCCGGGAGATTGACCTTACCGGAGAGTATCCCCAGGACCTCTTCGAACTTTTTGGTGCTACAGGACTTTTTGGACTCTGCATTCCCGAAGCATACGAAGGCTCAGGTGCGGGCATACTTGGCCTGACGATTGCGATCGAGGAGGTCGCCAAGTACTCCAATACTGCCGCGTTGATGCTGTTACTCTCCAGACTCCCCACCGGTCCGGTCATGATCGCGGGTTCCGAGGAGCAAAAGCGACGCTATCTCCCCGGTATCGCCCGTGGTGAGCAGCGTGCTTCCTTCGGACTCTCGGAGGTTGGGGCAGGCTCGGATGTAGCCGGCATGCGTACGAGTGCGGTGCCCGACCCCGACGTCGAGGGAGGGTGGATACTCTCAGGCTCTAAGGTATGGATCTCCGGTGTTGCCCAAGCAGACTGGTATACCGTCTTTGCCAAGACGGGAGATCCCAACTCTCGGCGTCATGATTCGATTACCGCCTTCATCGTCGACCGTAGCACTGAGGGTGTATCGGTGCCCCGGGTCGATAAAAAGATGGGGGTCAAGGGAGTTGACACCGGTGAGCTGTTGCTTGAGTCGGTGCACGTACCAGGGGAGAATGTGATCGGCGAGGTCGGTGGCTTTCGTCTTGCCATGCTCGGGTTGAACTCCATGCGTCCTATTGTGGCCGCTCGCGGTCTTGGGCTCGCTGAGGGTGCGCTCATGTATGCGGTGAACTACGTCAAAGAACGCGGCGCATTTGGCCATGCCATTGCCGACTTTCAAGGGATTCAATGGGAGATCGCTAAGATGGCCACGGAGATCGAGGCGGCTCGACTGCTGACGTACCGGGCGGCCTGGATGGCCGATCGAGGTGAGTTCACTCGCGAGTTTGTTCCCTTCCTCTCCATGTCAAAGTACTACGCCACAGAGATGGCAGTCCGTGCCTCATCCCTTGCGGTACAGCTGCTCGGCGCTGCTGGGTACATGCAGGACCATCCAACGGAGATGTATTATCGCGATGCAAAACAGTTGACCATTGTGGAAGGAACCACCCAGGTTCAACTTGGTCTGATCGGTCAGGGTGTGCTGAGGGGTGACCTTTGGTGGGACTGATCGTTAGCTAATGGATGCGTGCGAGGCTGCAATCCTTGTGTTGTTGCAGCTACGCACCTGTTCAGCCATGGAGCCTGACGCATACAGGTGCAACATCCAAGCCATGACGCAAGCCAGGCTGCAAGAGTAGTCGTGTTGGGTCAAGGCCAATGAGACCAGCGTGTGCTCAGTCCGGCGTAGTTCGCTCGTCAGGTTCTCGTGCGATCCCGGTTAGGCCTTCCAAGAGCGCACCTGGTAGGAGTTCGCGTAGTTGGTGAGCTTGTAACTGCGCGACAAATTTTGCGGTTGGGTGCAAGAAGGCGACCTGGGTTTCGAGCGCGTTTACAAAGGCGGCAATGGCTTGAATCGTTCGCGCGTTCGTTGGGCGATTGGCCCAATCGCTCACATCGATCTGCACCTGGTCGGGACGGAGTTTGGCAAGGCTTGTGACCTCGCCCCCTTCCCCTGAGCGCCAACGTAGGGCGACGTTGATGCCGAGTCGCTGGGCATGTCCTGCGATAGTGCTCGCCTTCTCCAACGCCTCATTGGTAGCGAGTTCAATCGATCGAAAGACGAGTTGTACTTTTTGTGGATTCAGGTACCCAGTTTGACAAAGGCGCTCGATCCTGTTGATGAAGTACTGGTTGGGCATCAGCGGTGAGACTCCAAAGGGTCCGCGAACCGCTTGACGTCGAAGGAGATGGTGCACAAGTAGCCAGTTGTACTCATCGCGAAGGTGGTTGCGCATCGCGTAGTCGCGTGGTGTCTCTTGGATAGGTTCCTGCCACGTGAGCGAAAGGTCAACTCCAGCCAATTCTCCGTCGGCGAGTCGCACCCAAGGCATCTCAACGGCGGCGACTTGGCTAGCGTCACGGGCACGGAGGAAGTCGAAGAGGTTCGGGTCGGTGAGTTGGGTATCGACAGTGAACCTCTCGTCGTCACCATGGGCAATGCGTAAGTTTTGCCCCTCTTGTTTGGCGATGTACATGGTATGGTCAGCGCGATCCAGGAGCGCATCGATACTGCCGTGGAAGGTCTCGAGGGCAGCGCCGACGGAGACCGACACGGCTAGCTGCCGGTCCCCAATGTCGACAGGCTGGGAGGTGATAGCCTCAACGATACGTTGGGCGACGCGTTTGAGTCCCCGGAACGGTGTATTCACCGCTCCAATGACGACAAACTCATCACCACCCACTCGGGCAACGATGTCGGTTGGTTTGGCACCGGCGATGAGGCGTTGAGCAACGGTCGTTATTACTCGATCACCACCTCGATGACCAAGGAGGTCGTTGATGATTTTAAAACGGTTGATGTCCAAGAAGAGCACCATCACCGACGCATGGGTGAGTTGTTGGAGCTCGCCAGCAAGCCCATTGCGATTCAAGAGCCCTGTGAGTGGGTCATGCGTGGCATGCCAGCGCCACTCCTCAAGCTCTAAGTGCGAGCGTGTGGTGTCGACCAGGGTGATGAGATACCGGTAGCTGACATCGCGTTCTGTCTCGATACGACGGATGGAGAGTGATGCTGGTTGTGGTTTGCCACTCCGCTTTCGTAGCAGCGCATTCGTGGTGAGCCAGGGCGTGGGTAGGGATCCGAGCAGCGAGAAGTATTCTTCGAACTGGCTGACGATGAGTGGAGTCGGCGATCGTACGAGTTCGCTGGGGCTATGGCCTAGGAGTTCACCCGCTTGGCGATTTGCCAAGACGACTCTACCGCCCTCGTTGACACCAAGAACTCCGATATCAATGTTTGAGAGGATCGATGAGGCAAGAGAAGCTTCATTCTGCTGCTGTTGAAAATGTCCGAAGAGTGCAATGCCGGCGATATAAATGCTTAGGCAATCCTGGAGCACGGCGAGCTTCGTGGCATCGAAACTGCGTACGGTAGTGGAACTCACTGTCATTCCATATCCGGCTGCACGGTCAATGGCTACTAAGACGGAGCGCATCGGCATATCCCTCTCAATAATGGTTACGCCATGGACTAACAGGTCAGTAAAGTGTAAATTCTGACCTACTTTGGCCGCCCAGGCGGCAATTGGTGAGGTGGTAGGCGCGTCAGCGAGCGCAAACACGTGCGCCTCGGCCCCAAAGAGCCGTTCGAGAATTCCCTCTGTGACGCGTTGCCAGTCGGCCGTACCTTTGTCTAACCCCAGTAGGGCCATAATCATCTGATTGGTAGCGTGGACTTCGAGGAGGGCGCCGCTTTGGTCAAGCTCAACCTGGAGCTGGTGCATCAAGAGCGCGTAGGCGTTGACGAAGGCCTGCGCGAGCGCGGTGTCCCACTCCTTTGTGCCGCGAGTGCGATCCTGTGGAACGATGAGTTGAAAGCCGCGCAGCTGGTTCAGGGCGAGTGTGGTGAAGCTCTCTGGGTCGGTGCACTCGAATCCTTCGACGAACTGTGATTGATCAAAGCACGTAATGCAGAGTTCCTTGAGCCGCGCGATCCGTTGCTCAAGCGTCTCACTTGACCCAATGATCGCCGAGATCTCTCGAAAGACATAGCTAGATTCGGACACGATTCCCACCGCATGCATCCATAGAGTAATCTACTTCCAACGATGGCTCCTTGGGTCGTGATTCAAACCTAGTTTAGCAACAAGAACCCGCAGGTGTTTTGCGCATTCGGTTTTGCAGGTGATCAACGCACGTTGAAGATTTCTTGGGCAAATCTCTATGGTCTGCACACAAGGAGTGGTAATTGTTGCTAGGATCGTGGTCGTGGTGGGTTTGTTGCTGCATAGGTCGCTTGGGTATTTCTCGTGGTAGGTGCCTTGTGTGTCAACGGCGTCCGATGCTGACGCTGCGTACGGTCGGTTCGCTTGAGGCGCGGTTTAACCGTCTCGCCGGGCGGTACCGTTTTCCATTGGGTGCCGGTACTCCAGGTGGCGATTCGTCGAGCGACGGTGCGTTTGCTGGGGTGAGTTTCTTGCGCATATCCGGGTTTTCTTTTGGACAATACGCGCCGATGAAGGGTGCGGTCTCGCAGGAACGGATGCGGTTGCGGTGAGCCTAGACGCCAATCACTTCCCGGTTATTGGCGCCTCTGTTGCGAATCTACCCCCGGTGAGTGCGCCGCCCGACGCCGCGTTGATGCGCAGCATTTCACGCATCCTGGCAGGTGATCTCGGTTCACGTGGGGTCCTGCTCGAGCTCTTGGATGTCCTGTATGAGCGCTTTGCAACACCGATCACCGTCATGGAAGTTGAGCCCGGTTTCGGACGGTTACGGCTCGTTGTAGCTGAGCGCGGCAAGGAGTTTGCTGATTTTGTCGGTCTTGAGCCTCCACCGTTCGTCGCTGGAGGGACCGACAATTGGTTGCTTCGTATCCGTGGAACCTCGCTCACGCTGCTGCGCCTTGGTGAGTCGTTGATGCTTGCGATGATCGACTTGGAGCAACTATCGATTGACGATTACCGACTGCTTGAGCAGGCTGCGCCAGCTGTTCGGGTCGCGGGCGAGAGCTATGCTCAGGAACGGTCGAGGCGTTGGCTGAATCGACGCGTTCGAACCAATCAGCGTCTCTTAGAGGGCTTGCTAAGCGTCAATGATACCGCTGTCCCTTGGATGCAGTTCGGACGCGAGGCTCGCCTCCTCACCGGCGCTCATAGCGCGTTGGTGGTTGAGGTCCGTCCAAATGCCACCTGGGTTTCGGCAGCCGTTGGCGAGACGATGCGTCAGCCTGGTGACATCATCGACCGTCACAGTGGGTTGCTCGCCTGGGTCGGAACCACTGGGGAAGCGGTGCTGATCGGCTCATTAGCGGATCGGACAACCACGGACGAGGAGGCCATCGCATCGATTCGAGGCGAGACGGAGAACGACTCAG belongs to Ferrimicrobium sp. and includes:
- a CDS encoding DUF3501 family protein → MMRTLTVNDILDLRAYEKVRAEMRQEVIDLKRVRRVSLGTMISVVFENKATMRFQVQEMARAERMMRDEDIQAELDVYNELIPREHELVATLFVELTSKAELEEWLPKLAGVERSLELMVDEVGVPGTIDPAHAEQLSRSDVTASVHYLRFSLPERAATSFVDRQVRLFVHHPAYEAETVLGDELKRSLAADWQIG
- a CDS encoding acyl-CoA dehydrogenase family protein, yielding MDFEFDDDLAQLRDTVRKLAKEKVAPRAREIDLTGEYPQDLFELFGATGLFGLCIPEAYEGSGAGILGLTIAIEEVAKYSNTAALMLLLSRLPTGPVMIAGSEEQKRRYLPGIARGEQRASFGLSEVGAGSDVAGMRTSAVPDPDVEGGWILSGSKVWISGVAQADWYTVFAKTGDPNSRRHDSITAFIVDRSTEGVSVPRVDKKMGVKGVDTGELLLESVHVPGENVIGEVGGFRLAMLGLNSMRPIVAARGLGLAEGALMYAVNYVKERGAFGHAIADFQGIQWEIAKMATEIEAARLLTYRAAWMADRGEFTREFVPFLSMSKYYATEMAVRASSLAVQLLGAAGYMQDHPTEMYYRDAKQLTIVEGTTQVQLGLIGQGVLRGDLWWD
- a CDS encoding diguanylate cyclase, translated to MGIVSESSYVFREISAIIGSSETLEQRIARLKELCITCFDQSQFVEGFECTDPESFTTLALNQLRGFQLIVPQDRTRGTKEWDTALAQAFVNAYALLMHQLQVELDQSGALLEVHATNQMIMALLGLDKGTADWQRVTEGILERLFGAEAHVFALADAPTTSPIAAWAAKVGQNLHFTDLLVHGVTIIERDMPMRSVLVAIDRAAGYGMTVSSTTVRSFDATKLAVLQDCLSIYIAGIALFGHFQQQQNEASLASSILSNIDIGVLGVNEGGRVVLANRQAGELLGHSPSELVRSPTPLIVSQFEEYFSLLGSLPTPWLTTNALLRKRSGKPQPASLSIRRIETERDVSYRYLITLVDTTRSHLELEEWRWHATHDPLTGLLNRNGLAGELQQLTHASVMVLFLDINRFKIINDLLGHRGGDRVITTVAQRLIAGAKPTDIVARVGGDEFVVIGAVNTPFRGLKRVAQRIVEAITSQPVDIGDRQLAVSVSVGAALETFHGSIDALLDRADHTMYIAKQEGQNLRIAHGDDERFTVDTQLTDPNLFDFLRARDASQVAAVEMPWVRLADGELAGVDLSLTWQEPIQETPRDYAMRNHLRDEYNWLLVHHLLRRQAVRGPFGVSPLMPNQYFINRIERLCQTGYLNPQKVQLVFRSIELATNEALEKASTIAGHAQRLGINVALRWRSGEGGEVTSLAKLRPDQVQIDVSDWANRPTNARTIQAIAAFVNALETQVAFLHPTAKFVAQLQAHQLRELLPGALLEGLTGIAREPDERTTPD